The following are encoded together in the Poseidonibacter lekithochrous genome:
- the dksA gene encoding RNA polymerase-binding protein DksA, which produces MASERQIEDLKILLEEKKEQILSNINGSRNNIDELKGQEINDDLDYAELVSDSFTEGMIANHQLDELEQIEAALKRIKDGDYGNCDMCGITIPIGRLKAKPFARYCTECRQAYENEQSKKSS; this is translated from the coding sequence ATGGCAAGCGAAAGACAAATAGAAGATCTAAAAATTTTATTAGAAGAAAAGAAAGAACAGATTCTAAGTAATATTAATGGAAGTAGAAATAATATTGATGAATTAAAAGGTCAAGAAATTAATGATGATTTAGATTATGCTGAACTTGTTAGTGATTCTTTTACAGAAGGGATGATTGCAAATCATCAGCTAGATGAATTAGAGCAAATTGAAGCTGCACTAAAGAGAATTAAAGATGGAGACTATGGTAATTGTGATATGTGTGGAATTACTATTCCTATTGGAAGATTAAAAGCTAAACCATTTGCTAGATATTGTACTGAATGTAGACAAGCTTATGAAAATGAGCAAAGTAAAAAAAGTAGTTAA
- a CDS encoding lysophospholipid acyltransferase family protein translates to MGRIRGIIILIQFSITVAITIALMYMFRNHTHKVIKVWMKIQMKFLGITLETEGKLDDSCDMVMLNHQSLLDIIVMEHIHPKDLAWVAKKEISDLFFFGHIIKAPRMISIDRENKAGIMTLLKETKDRLNKGRPIAMFPEGTRSNGKEILSFKPGAKMVANKHGLKVQPVLLFNTKSILDSQKLIAKPGIVKVIYLDPVQADKKTDWFEQMEKDMNEAFQKEIKNHVA, encoded by the coding sequence TTGGGAAGAATTAGAGGAATTATAATATTAATACAATTCTCAATTACGGTTGCAATTACTATTGCATTGATGTATATGTTCAGAAACCATACTCATAAGGTAATTAAAGTATGGATGAAAATACAAATGAAGTTTTTGGGAATTACTTTAGAAACTGAAGGTAAGTTAGATGATTCTTGTGACATGGTTATGTTAAATCATCAATCACTACTTGATATTATTGTAATGGAACATATTCATCCAAAAGATTTAGCTTGGGTTGCAAAAAAAGAAATTTCTGATTTATTTTTCTTTGGGCATATTATTAAAGCACCTAGAATGATATCTATTGATAGAGAAAATAAAGCTGGAATTATGACTTTATTAAAAGAGACAAAAGATAGATTAAATAAGGGCAGACCAATTGCTATGTTTCCAGAAGGTACTAGATCTAATGGAAAAGAGATATTATCATTTAAGCCAGGTGCTAAAATGGTAGCTAATAAACATGGTTTAAAAGTTCAACCAGTTTTATTATTCAATACAAAATCTATTTTGGATTCTCAAAAATTAATTGCAAAACCAGGAATTGTAAAAGTGATTTATTTAGACCCAGTTCAAGCTGACAAAAAAACTGATTGGTTTGAGCAAATGGAAAAAGATATGAATGAAGCTTTCCAAAAAGAAATAAAGAATCATGTCGCTTAG
- a CDS encoding fluoride efflux transporter FluC, giving the protein MSLSWQTILAIGAGGSLGAIARAYTIHISNKFIPLEFPVGVLLVNLVGSFIIGILFAYFTHITVSDTLKAFLTTGFLGALTTYSTFAIESYLLFGTSLYLAITNMALNLFGTIIAAGSGYKLLNFFLK; this is encoded by the coding sequence ATGTCGCTTAGTTGGCAAACAATTCTAGCAATTGGAGCAGGGGGTTCCCTTGGTGCAATTGCTAGAGCTTACACTATTCACATAAGCAACAAATTTATACCTTTAGAATTTCCTGTTGGAGTTTTATTAGTAAATTTAGTTGGCTCATTTATTATAGGTATACTTTTTGCATATTTTACTCATATTACTGTATCCGATACTTTAAAAGCATTTCTAACTACTGGTTTTCTTGGAGCTTTAACTACATATTCTACATTTGCAATTGAATCATATTTGCTTTTTGGAACATCTCTATATTTAGCCATTACTAACATGGCTCTTAATCTTTTTGGCACAATAATAGCTGCTGGAAGTGGTTATAAACTTCTTAATTTCTTTCTAAAATAA
- the purS gene encoding phosphoribosylformylglycinamidine synthase subunit PurS has protein sequence MKAIVNVALKQGVLDDQGKATHHALDTLGFKEVVKDVRIGKQIIIELNASDEAAAKEEVANMCKKLLANTVIEDYDIEIVG, from the coding sequence ATGAAAGCAATTGTAAATGTAGCATTAAAACAAGGTGTTCTTGATGATCAAGGTAAAGCGACACATCACGCTTTAGATACTTTAGGATTTAAAGAAGTAGTTAAAGACGTAAGAATTGGAAAACAAATCATTATTGAACTTAACGCATCTGATGAAGCTGCAGCTAAAGAAGAAGTTGCAAATATGTGTAAAAAATTACTTGCTAACACAGTAATTGAAGATTACGATATCGAAATAGTAGGTTAA
- the purQ gene encoding phosphoribosylformylglycinamidine synthase I, with the protein MKISVLQFPGTNCEYDTQYAFEKLGAEVEIIWHKEKSIPEDTDLLVIPGGFSYGDYLRSGAIARFANIMESVQSYAAKGGKVLGICNGFQILLEAGLLPGAMKRNDSLHFISKYNNLKVIDNDNTFLSLLKKDEVVNIPVAHHDGNYFIDEKGFNELEANGQVLLKYCDEEGTTTNINGSVANIAGICNKEKNVFGLMPHPERAIEKLLGCDDGVRMLKGFLQ; encoded by the coding sequence ATGAAAATTTCAGTATTACAATTTCCAGGTACTAACTGTGAATATGATACGCAATATGCTTTTGAAAAACTTGGTGCCGAAGTAGAAATTATTTGGCATAAAGAAAAAAGTATTCCAGAAGATACTGATTTATTAGTTATCCCTGGTGGATTCTCGTATGGAGATTATTTAAGATCTGGTGCAATTGCTAGATTTGCTAATATTATGGAATCTGTTCAATCATATGCTGCTAAGGGTGGAAAAGTATTAGGAATTTGTAATGGATTCCAAATTTTACTTGAAGCTGGTTTATTACCAGGCGCAATGAAAAGAAATGATTCATTACATTTTATTTCAAAATACAATAATTTAAAAGTAATAGATAATGATAATACATTTTTATCTTTACTTAAAAAAGATGAAGTTGTAAATATCCCAGTTGCTCATCATGATGGTAACTACTTTATTGATGAAAAAGGTTTTAATGAACTTGAAGCAAATGGTCAAGTTTTATTAAAATACTGTGATGAAGAGGGTACTACAACTAACATTAATGGTTCTGTTGCAAATATTGCTGGTATTTGTAATAAAGAGAAAAACGTATTTGGTTTAATGCCTCATCCAGAAAGAGCTATTGAAAAGCTTTTAGGTTGTGACGATGGTGTTAGAATGCTAAAAGGTTTTTTACAATAA
- a CDS encoding phosphoribosylaminoimidazolesuccinocarboxamide synthase: MKISEIVALGLWPESKKTTTQKGISELEDLGYNLFYIGKNADLYTCPGDDAKVLLVRSDRCSVFDIPLNLEIEGKGVSQTTISNNGAAFAKESGIRTAILSENVDSSLSIAPRCQIMELCKPLESEIDGEVVQFEFIFRNYLTGSLFEACKTGNDPYGLDLSSDLAQWHKFETPIFTPTTKGIKDEPLNSATVREVFPEIISSMENLFKDFTKFAEDNGIVVVDTKFEIFINSKGEWVLGDEVLTPESSRFIAKEDFDAANYISMDKQILRDFGKANDWKEKSKALNAGEKLDVDVPDSIKNGILDGYNTILKRLGK; this comes from the coding sequence ATGAAAATAAGTGAAATTGTAGCACTTGGTCTTTGGCCAGAATCAAAGAAAACTACAACTCAAAAGGGTATTTCTGAGTTAGAAGACTTAGGATATAATTTATTCTACATTGGTAAAAATGCTGATTTATATACATGTCCAGGTGACGATGCTAAAGTATTATTAGTAAGAAGTGACAGATGTTCAGTATTTGATATTCCATTAAATCTTGAAATTGAAGGAAAAGGTGTTTCTCAAACAACTATTTCTAACAATGGAGCAGCTTTTGCTAAAGAATCTGGTATTAGAACAGCAATTCTTTCTGAAAATGTTGATTCATCTTTAAGTATTGCACCTAGATGTCAAATCATGGAATTATGTAAGCCTTTAGAATCTGAAATTGATGGAGAAGTTGTTCAATTCGAATTTATCTTCAGAAATTACTTAACAGGTTCTTTATTTGAAGCATGTAAAACAGGAAATGATCCTTATGGATTAGATTTATCTTCAGATTTAGCTCAATGGCATAAATTTGAAACACCAATTTTTACACCTACGACTAAAGGGATTAAAGATGAACCTTTAAACTCTGCAACAGTTAGAGAAGTATTCCCTGAAATTATTTCATCTATGGAAAACTTATTCAAAGACTTTACTAAATTTGCTGAAGACAATGGAATTGTTGTTGTTGATACTAAATTTGAAATCTTTATTAATTCTAAAGGTGAATGGGTTCTTGGTGATGAAGTATTAACTCCTGAGAGTTCAAGATTTATTGCTAAAGAAGATTTTGATGCAGCTAATTATATTTCAATGGATAAACAAATCCTAAGAGATTTTGGTAAAGCAAATGATTGGAAAGAAAAATCAAAAGCATTAAATGCTGGTGAAAAATTAGACGTAGATGTTCCAGATTCAATTAAAAATGGAATTCTAGACGGATACAACACTATTCTTAAAAGATTAGGTAAGTAA
- the argS gene encoding arginine--tRNA ligase, with amino-acid sequence MQNLVKDYIEKVLETNVVLEKPKDISLGHYATPIAFSLAKELRKSPMIIAEDLASKFVDSPMFEKVESVKGFINFKLSNSFLESLVDDAIANESNFAKEEKKDERILLEYVSANPTGPLHIGHARGAIAGDAIARVGRHLGYDVQTEYYINDAGAQMDLLGLSVSLAARDFIFEEEVEYPETYYRGDYLLDIAKAVINKFGKEIIYDDSKYKEIAFFAKDLVMDIIIKDLGDLGVTFDTFVSEKSLYTSWEKTKSVLENNGSLYTKDDKVYLKSTDHGDDSDRVVVRDNGIPTYLAGDIIYHKDKYDRSFDKYINIWGADHHGYIKRVKAAIEFLGNDSEKLEIILSQMVQLLKGGEPYKMSKRAGNVILMSDITSEIGADALRFVFLTKKSDTHLDFDIDSLKNQDSSNPVFYINYAHARINQVFKKAELTIDDVKNESFANLNQDGLNLVYESLLLGNVLNEAFAKRDMQKITEYLNSLASSIHRFYNDNKVVGSENQNVYLKVLSMSALSLRVGLSILGITAKEIM; translated from the coding sequence TTGCAGAATTTAGTAAAAGATTATATTGAAAAAGTTCTAGAAACAAATGTAGTTCTAGAAAAACCTAAAGACATTTCTTTAGGTCACTACGCAACGCCAATTGCTTTCTCTCTAGCTAAAGAGTTAAGAAAATCACCAATGATTATTGCTGAGGACTTAGCTTCAAAGTTTGTAGACTCACCTATGTTTGAAAAAGTTGAATCAGTTAAAGGTTTTATTAACTTTAAATTATCTAATTCATTTTTAGAATCATTAGTTGATGATGCAATTGCAAATGAATCAAATTTTGCAAAAGAAGAGAAAAAAGACGAAAGAATTCTTTTAGAATATGTATCGGCTAACCCTACAGGTCCTTTACATATTGGTCATGCAAGAGGTGCAATTGCAGGAGATGCAATTGCAAGAGTTGGTAGACATTTAGGATATGATGTTCAAACTGAATATTATATCAATGATGCTGGTGCTCAAATGGATTTACTTGGTTTATCTGTTTCTTTAGCGGCAAGAGATTTTATTTTTGAAGAAGAAGTAGAATATCCAGAAACTTATTATAGAGGTGATTATCTATTAGATATTGCCAAAGCTGTAATAAATAAGTTTGGAAAAGAGATCATTTATGATGATTCTAAATATAAAGAAATTGCGTTTTTTGCAAAAGATTTAGTTATGGATATTATCATTAAAGATTTAGGAGATTTAGGTGTTACTTTTGATACTTTTGTTTCTGAAAAATCTCTATATACTTCTTGGGAAAAAACAAAATCTGTATTAGAGAACAATGGATCTTTATATACTAAAGATGATAAAGTTTATTTAAAATCAACTGATCATGGTGATGATTCGGATAGAGTTGTTGTAAGAGACAATGGTATTCCAACTTATCTTGCCGGTGATATTATTTATCATAAAGATAAATATGATAGATCTTTTGACAAATATATTAATATTTGGGGAGCTGATCATCATGGTTATATTAAAAGAGTTAAAGCTGCAATTGAATTTTTAGGTAATGATTCTGAGAAATTAGAAATCATCTTATCTCAAATGGTTCAATTATTAAAAGGTGGAGAGCCTTATAAAATGTCAAAAAGAGCTGGTAATGTGATTTTAATGTCAGATATTACTAGTGAAATTGGTGCAGATGCTTTAAGATTTGTATTCTTAACTAAAAAGAGTGATACACATCTTGATTTTGATATTGATAGTTTAAAGAATCAAGATTCTTCTAACCCAGTATTTTATATTAATTATGCACATGCAAGAATTAATCAGGTTTTCAAAAAAGCTGAATTAACTATTGATGATGTGAAAAATGAAAGTTTTGCTAATTTAAATCAAGATGGTTTAAACTTAGTGTATGAATCTTTATTATTAGGTAATGTTTTAAATGAAGCATTTGCTAAAAGAGATATGCAGAAGATTACAGAATATTTAAATTCTTTAGCTTCTTCTATTCACAGATTCTATAATGACAATAAAGTTGTAGGTAGTGAAAACCAGAATGTATATTTAAAAGTTTTAAGTATGTCTGCGTTAAGCTTACGTGTAGGTTTATCAATTTTAGGAATAACGGCTAAGGAGATTATGTAA
- a CDS encoding DUF3427 domain-containing protein, with protein MNSLITNSHTSNFHNYITKLLNECNSFTFNVAFINFSGLQLLLDTFRILEKKNIKGKILTSTYLNFTEVKALEKILEFTNIELKIYDSNKTNIGFHSKAYIFEFTDFTEVIIGSSNITASAFKSNIEWNMTNKYKKDDISLNNIINEFNYLWDQAYFVNNEFINEYKKFKDSIIDKKEFVYKKEIRANVMQREVLSKIKFLRDNNENKALVIAATGSGKTYLSLLDILEFKPKRVLFLVHRENILQKAMFTYETSTLNKSCGLFTGNKKELNKEYIFSTIQTMTKNYKSFDKDTFDYIVVDEAHHISSKSYKVVIDYFKTEFLLGLTATPNRMDNQSIYEFFDDNIACDIRLSDALNENLITPFHYYGINDISDIDYLELNMNDISELSKALMINKRVEYIIEQMNFYSYSGKKRKVLAFCCSKKHCEYMSNEFKKRGINSISLTSEDTVLYREKCINELESNDDLLEVIFTVDIFNEGIDIPSINTVLLLRPTDSSIVFTQQLGRGLRKHKDKEFLTVLDFIGNHNKAYLVALCLVGNKKIDKESVKLQVLNDFANIPNAFISMDKISKERILSQIEKENFSNIKYLKEQYFEFKLNLNNKIPKLTDYLSNDETISALSFISESKSYIEFLLRVEKTDVLKKICSNEYFIKVIRFIEYLLPIKRIHEFVIIKYLIIYNRCSVLDIKNVLTKYLIEIDDKTIEHSFRYLNQEFFDSAQINRYERFVEFENNELILTDSFIELIKNNRYKDLINDSINYGIVDYEKKFGIKNYGLPFFKLYENYNMLNIALLCNFEKIHSSFRGSGFLKYNNDFFLFISIEKDKFSKAAKYKNDFLTKNKFTYISKPGMSQEKGDGFRLINNINEKINLHVFVRKFVQVDKKTQKFIYLGLGDTTSYKGNKPIELEITLRNTLSDDLYEEFTKIV; from the coding sequence TTGAATAGTTTAATTACAAATAGTCATACTTCAAATTTTCATAATTATATAACAAAACTTTTAAACGAATGTAATTCTTTTACTTTTAATGTTGCATTTATTAATTTTTCTGGTTTACAACTTCTCTTAGATACTTTTAGAATACTTGAGAAGAAAAATATAAAAGGTAAAATATTAACTTCCACATATTTAAATTTTACAGAAGTCAAAGCTTTGGAGAAAATATTAGAGTTTACAAATATTGAATTAAAAATTTATGATTCAAATAAAACTAATATTGGTTTTCATTCAAAAGCTTATATTTTTGAATTTACTGATTTTACAGAAGTGATAATCGGTTCATCAAATATTACTGCAAGCGCATTTAAAAGTAATATAGAATGGAATATGACTAATAAATATAAAAAAGATGATATCAGCTTAAATAATATTATAAATGAATTTAACTATTTATGGGATCAAGCTTATTTTGTTAATAATGAATTTATTAATGAATATAAAAAATTTAAAGATTCAATTATAGATAAAAAAGAATTTGTATATAAAAAAGAAATCAGAGCTAATGTAATGCAAAGGGAAGTTTTATCTAAAATAAAATTTCTAAGAGACAATAATGAAAATAAAGCTTTAGTTATTGCAGCTACGGGTAGTGGAAAAACTTATTTATCATTATTAGATATCTTAGAGTTTAAACCTAAAAGAGTTTTATTTCTAGTTCATAGAGAGAATATTCTTCAAAAAGCAATGTTTACTTATGAGACTTCTACTCTAAATAAATCATGTGGATTATTTACTGGAAATAAAAAAGAGTTAAATAAAGAGTATATATTCTCAACAATACAAACTATGACTAAAAATTATAAGAGTTTTGACAAAGACACTTTTGATTATATTGTAGTTGATGAAGCTCATCATATTAGCTCTAAAAGTTATAAAGTTGTAATTGATTATTTTAAAACTGAATTCTTATTAGGTTTAACTGCAACTCCTAATAGAATGGATAATCAAAGTATTTATGAATTTTTTGATGATAATATCGCTTGTGATATTAGATTAAGTGATGCATTAAATGAAAACCTTATTACTCCTTTTCATTATTATGGAATAAATGATATATCTGATATTGATTATTTGGAATTAAATATGAATGATATTTCTGAGCTAAGTAAAGCATTGATGATAAATAAAAGAGTTGAATATATTATTGAACAAATGAACTTTTATTCTTACTCTGGTAAAAAAAGAAAAGTGTTAGCTTTTTGTTGTTCTAAAAAACATTGTGAATACATGAGTAATGAATTTAAGAAGAGAGGAATTAACTCAATCTCACTAACAAGTGAAGATACTGTTTTATATAGAGAAAAATGTATTAATGAACTTGAGAGTAATGATGACTTATTAGAAGTAATATTCACTGTTGATATATTTAATGAAGGTATTGATATTCCTTCTATAAATACTGTTTTATTATTAAGACCAACAGATTCAAGTATTGTATTTACTCAGCAATTAGGAAGAGGTTTACGTAAGCATAAAGATAAAGAATTCTTAACTGTTTTGGATTTTATTGGTAATCATAATAAAGCTTATTTAGTTGCATTATGTCTTGTTGGAAATAAAAAAATTGATAAAGAAAGTGTAAAACTTCAAGTATTAAATGATTTTGCTAATATTCCAAATGCTTTTATTTCTATGGATAAAATTTCTAAAGAAAGAATATTAAGTCAAATTGAAAAAGAAAACTTTTCTAATATTAAATATTTAAAAGAACAATATTTTGAATTTAAATTAAATTTGAATAATAAGATACCAAAATTAACTGATTATTTATCAAATGATGAGACGATCTCAGCTCTTAGTTTTATATCTGAGAGTAAATCATATATAGAATTTTTATTAAGAGTTGAAAAAACTGATGTCTTAAAAAAAATATGTTCTAATGAATATTTTATAAAAGTGATTAGATTTATTGAATATTTATTACCAATAAAAAGAATACATGAATTTGTGATAATTAAATACTTGATCATTTATAATAGATGTTCTGTTCTTGATATTAAAAATGTATTAACAAAGTATTTAATAGAGATTGATGATAAAACTATTGAACACTCATTTAGATATTTAAATCAGGAGTTTTTTGATAGTGCACAAATAAATAGATATGAAAGATTTGTTGAATTTGAAAATAATGAACTAATTTTAACTGATAGTTTTATTGAATTAATTAAAAATAATAGATATAAAGATTTAATAAATGATTCTATAAATTATGGAATTGTTGATTATGAGAAAAAATTTGGAATAAAAAATTATGGTTTACCATTTTTTAAACTTTATGAAAATTATAATATGCTGAATATTGCTTTATTATGTAATTTTGAAAAAATCCATTCTTCATTTAGAGGAAGTGGCTTTCTCAAATATAATAATGATTTCTTTTTATTTATTTCAATTGAGAAAGATAAATTTTCAAAAGCAGCAAAATATAAAAATGATTTTTTAACAAAAAATAAATTTACTTATATATCTAAACCTGGAATGAGTCAAGAAAAAGGTGATGGCTTTAGATTAATTAATAATATAAATGAAAAAATAAATTTACATGTATTTGTAAGAAAATTTGTACAAGTTGATAAGAAGACACAAAAGTTCATATATTTAGGTCTAGGGGACACTACAAGCTACAAAGGGAATAAACCTATAGAGTTAGAGATAACTCTTAGGAATACTCTTAGTGATGATTTATATGAAGAGTTTACGAAGATAGTTTAA
- a CDS encoding Sec-independent protein translocase subunit TatA/TatB yields the protein MGMPGGMEWILIALVVLLLFGGKKIPELAKGLGSGIKNFKKAVKEDDEEVVDTKKADEIEKKAEKKSEDTNETKTV from the coding sequence ATGGGTATGCCAGGTGGTATGGAATGGATATTAATTGCTCTAGTTGTATTATTACTATTTGGAGGTAAAAAAATCCCAGAACTTGCAAAAGGTTTAGGTTCAGGAATTAAAAACTTCAAAAAAGCTGTAAAAGAAGATGATGAAGAAGTAGTTGATACTAAAAAAGCTGATGAAATCGAAAAGAAAGCTGAGAAGAAATCAGAAGACACTAACGAAACTAAAACAGTATAA
- a CDS encoding nucleotide pyrophosphohydrolase, with amino-acid sequence MDIENIKKIILQFSDERNWEEFHNPKNLSMALSVEASELVEIFQWLTLEQSANLDKDKKEHAKQEIADIAVYLIRMCIKLDINLEEAIIEKMKLNEKKYPLEDNNGKKIEYGKKS; translated from the coding sequence ATGGACATAGAAAACATAAAAAAAATAATTTTGCAATTTTCAGATGAAAGAAACTGGGAAGAGTTTCATAATCCAAAGAATTTATCAATGGCTCTTAGCGTAGAAGCTAGCGAATTAGTGGAGATATTTCAATGGCTAACATTGGAACAATCAGCTAATTTAGATAAAGACAAAAAAGAACATGCAAAACAAGAAATAGCTGATATAGCAGTTTATTTAATCAGAATGTGCATAAAACTAGATATTAATTTAGAAGAAGCAATTATTGAGAAAATGAAATTAAATGAGAAGAAATATCCACTAGAAGATAATAATGGGAAAAAGATAGAATATGGAAAGAAATCTTAA
- the rsfS gene encoding ribosome silencing factor: MNRLETIKKVLDEKKAEDIEVIDLTDKDYLVDYVVIATTLNSKHGFALLNYLKTELKPLGEEFLRVDDDDEWTICDLGDMFINLMSESARKKYSLEEFLSQLDNKEV; encoded by the coding sequence TTGAATAGATTAGAAACAATCAAAAAAGTATTAGACGAGAAAAAAGCAGAAGATATTGAAGTTATTGATTTAACTGATAAAGACTATTTAGTTGATTATGTTGTAATTGCAACAACATTAAACTCTAAACATGGTTTTGCATTATTAAACTACTTAAAAACTGAATTAAAACCACTAGGTGAAGAATTTTTAAGAGTTGATGACGATGATGAGTGGACTATTTGTGATTTAGGGGATATGTTTATTAACTTAATGAGCGAATCTGCTAGAAAGAAATATTCATTAGAAGAATTCTTAAGTCAATTAGATAACAAAGAAGTATAA
- a CDS encoding S41 family peptidase, whose product MKKLILASSIALVLSQGLFAKQISQEEQQTRFESLSKLTKVIGTVEKYYVDDIKLQEIVDKALKGLMQELDAHSSYLDTKSSKEMNIQTKGEFGGLGITVGLRDGALTVISPIDGTPAFKAGVKSSDIILKINDKATLNMTLDDAVSIMRGKPKTDITLTVVRKGETKPLKIKITRDIIKIQSVFSKNIEKEDFLYIRISSFDSKVTEKLQEAIKNNKNTKGIILDLRNNPGGLLSQAIGVVDAFVDDGVIVSQKGRSAEDEEKFNASSFNTISKLPMVVLVNGGSASASEIVSGALQDHKRAIIIGEKTFGKGSVQAVLPINKDRTENIKLTIAKYYLPSGRTIQAKGVTPDVIAYTGKVTEEKDSEFKIKEADLKKHLEGELEKVDGEKAKEDAKKDDSKIITKEQINKDNQLNTSIGILKSLIIFNK is encoded by the coding sequence ATGAAGAAACTAATCCTAGCCTCGTCAATTGCGTTAGTTTTATCTCAAGGTTTGTTTGCAAAACAGATTTCTCAAGAAGAGCAACAAACTAGATTCGAATCACTATCAAAATTAACTAAAGTAATCGGAACTGTTGAAAAGTATTATGTAGATGATATTAAATTACAAGAGATTGTTGATAAAGCTCTAAAAGGTTTAATGCAAGAGTTAGATGCTCATTCATCGTACTTAGATACTAAATCATCAAAAGAAATGAACATACAAACTAAAGGTGAATTTGGTGGTCTTGGGATTACTGTTGGATTAAGAGACGGTGCATTAACTGTTATTTCTCCAATTGATGGTACTCCAGCTTTTAAAGCAGGTGTAAAATCTTCAGACATTATTTTAAAAATAAATGACAAAGCTACTCTAAACATGACTTTAGATGATGCTGTCTCAATTATGAGAGGAAAACCAAAGACTGACATCACACTTACTGTTGTTAGAAAAGGTGAAACAAAACCTCTTAAAATCAAAATTACAAGAGATATTATTAAAATCCAATCAGTATTTTCTAAAAATATTGAAAAAGAAGATTTTTTATATATTAGAATTTCAAGTTTTGATTCTAAGGTAACTGAAAAATTACAAGAAGCAATTAAAAATAACAAAAATACAAAAGGTATTATTCTAGATCTTAGAAATAATCCAGGTGGTTTATTATCTCAAGCTATTGGAGTTGTTGATGCTTTTGTAGATGATGGTGTTATTGTTTCTCAAAAAGGTAGAAGTGCCGAAGATGAAGAGAAATTTAATGCAAGTTCATTTAATACTATTTCAAAATTACCAATGGTAGTACTTGTAAATGGTGGTTCTGCATCAGCATCAGAAATTGTATCTGGGGCATTACAAGATCATAAAAGAGCTATTATCATTGGTGAAAAAACTTTTGGTAAGGGTTCAGTACAAGCAGTTCTACCTATAAACAAAGACAGAACTGAAAATATAAAGTTAACAATTGCAAAATATTATTTACCAAGTGGTAGAACAATTCAAGCCAAGGGTGTAACTCCTGACGTTATTGCTTATACTGGTAAAGTTACTGAAGAAAAAGATTCAGAGTTCAAAATTAAAGAAGCTGATCTAAAAAAACACCTTGAAGGTGAACTTGAAAAAGTTGACGGCGAAAAAGCAAAAGAAGATGCAAAAAAAGATGATAGTAAAATCATCACAAAAGAACAAATAAATAAAGATAACCAATTAAATACATCTATTGGTATCTTAAAATCATTAATAATTTTTAATAAATAA